Sequence from the Rhizobium tumorigenes genome:
ATCATGTCAGCAGAGAGTACGGGCCTGTCAAGGCGCTCGACGACGTGACGCTCGAGATCAAGGCGGGCGAATTCTTCACGCTGCTTGGATCGTCCGGATGCGGGAAAAGCTCGCTCTTGAAGCTGATCGGCGGCTTTGACCGCCAGACCTCGGGTCGTGTTGCGTTCGACGGCAAGGATGTCGGCGACGTTCCGGCCAATCGTCGGCCGGTCAATACCGTCTTCCAGAACCTGGCATTGTTTCCGCATATGAGCGTTGCCCAGAATATCGGCTACGGGCTTCGTCTGAAGGGGATGTCCAACGCGACGCTTCAGGCAAAAGTAGATGATGCGCTGGATCTTGTCGAACTCTCAGGCTTCGGGCCGCGCGACGTCAATCTGCTCTCCGGCGGCCAGCGGCAACGGGTGGCGCTCGCCCGCGCCCTGGTCATGGAGCCGGGCATCCTGCTGCTGGACGAACCGCTGACCGGGCTGGACGAACGCTTGCGCCAGCAGATGCGCGACGAATTCGGACGCTTGCACAAGCGCACCGGCGCGACCTTCATTCTGGTCACCCATAATCAGGACGAAGCTCTCAGCCTCTCCGATCGCATGGCGGTCATGCATCGCGGCCGCATAGAGCAGGTCGACGTGCCGGCGCAGTTTTTCGAGACACCGGCGAATGCCTTCGTCGCCCGTTTCGTCGGCATCGATACGGTGCTGCGGCCGGAGGCGGTGATATCGGTTGGCGATCATGCGCAGGCCACTGTCGCCGGTCAGGTGATGCCCGTGCGCACGGCCGGACCGTTGGACCCGACGGCCAGTGTCGTTGCCATTCGGCCGGACCGCTTGTTTCTGACGCCGTCGGGCGCCTCTCCGTCGCTGCGGCTCACCGTTGTCGACACGACTTTCCGGGGCCTGCATCGGGATCTGAAACTCGCCTTTGCCGATGGGCAGACGCTGATGATCGTGATTGATGCCGATAGCGGGGATCTCGCTATAGGGCAGGAGGTGTCAGTTGGCCTGAAGCCCGGTGCGGCAGTCCTGATTGCAAGTTAGAGACTGCCAACTGACGGTTCTGCAAGCGGATCAAGCAATGCATGCCAACAACAAAAAAGGGGAATGACAATGACGATCCATGACAGACCACTTTCATCCAACCGGAACAGCAATGTGCAGCGCCGCGATTTCCTGAAGCTGATGGGCGCAGGTGCTGCCCTGTCTGCCGGCGGCCTGGGTTTCGCCTCGCGTCTTGCCGCGCAAGGGGCTGGCACGGTTGCCTTCTGGGCCACGGCAACGCTGGACATCGGCGACAAATGGCAGGCGTTTGCAAAGCAGAGTGGCGTAACTCCTGAATTTACCGACAACGGCAACGACCTCGGTCCGGTGATCGCCCGCCTCAAGGCGGGCAATGCCAATGATCTTTTCGACGTCGGTGGCTTCCAGGGCGGTGCCGAAAAGGAGCTTGCGCGCCAAGGCGTCATCGTTCCCTGGGACCTTTCGAAGATCCCGAATTACGAGAGCGTGTGGCCGTGGGCAAAGAACATTCCCTACCTGAAGCAGGACGGAAAGCAGTACGGCATACCGACCGTGGTCAACGCCGACTCGATCATCTATAGGCCCGACAAACTGGGCAAGATCGACAGCTACGGTGCGATCTTCGATCCGAAGCTGAAAGGTCGCGTTGCGATGGAGGATGCGTGGATAAATAGCGTCATCTTTACCGCCATGTACCTGAAGGAAAGCGAAAACAAGCCGATCGTCGATCCCGGCAACCTGACCGAGTCCGAACTCGGTATGGTCATGGAGTTCCTGATCAAGCACAAGACCGACGGCCAGTTCCGCACGTTCTGGAATGGCTGGGAACAGGGTGTGCAACTCGTTGCCGACCAAGAGGTCGACGCGATGACCGGATGGGAGCCTATTGTCTACGAAGGCCGCAAGCGCGGGCTGCAGGTGGAATACGCCGCACCCGTCGAAGGTTACGAAGGCTGGGGCAACAACACCGTTCTCCTCAAGGGGGCTGCCGATCGCGGTGTAGCCGACGCCGCGCATGGCTTCGTCAATGGCCTGCTCGGCGGCCTCTACGGCTGCGAGCTCGGCCAGGCGCGCGGCTATCTGGTGCCGACCGACAACAACGTCGCCTATGCCAAGGCGCATCCAGAAGAATACAAGCCGGAAGAGATTGAGAAGCTGGCCGAACACGTGAAAGCCAAGTTCGCCGGCAAGATCTACTGGCAGAATGCCAGGCCGGACAATTTCCAGCTTTACGAAGAGTGGTGGCAGAAGCTGCGCAACGCCTGAGCCCAACAATCGGCGGCGGTCGTTTTCACCACCGCTGCCACCGAACCCCGGAGATGCCGATGGCGAGACTGCGCCTGCCTATGTCGTCGATGCTGATGACGCCGCCGCTTCTGGCGATCCTGACGCTTGGGCTCGCGCCGCTGACCATCGTCGTCGTCTGGAGCTTCTGGAGCTGGGACCCCCAGACCTATTGGATAAAACCGGATCTGAGCCTTGCCGGCTACGAAGCCATTCTGGACGCGGGCCGCTGGACCGTCATCGTCTCGACGCTGGTGAAGGCTTTCGCCACGGCGTTCCTCTGTCTGCTGATTGCCTATCCCACCGCCTATGCGATCCATTTTCTCGCAGGCCGGCGGTTGAACATCCTGCTTCTCGCGCTGATTACCACCCCCTTTTTCACGTCATACCTTATCCGCTCCTTTTCATGGCGGCTCGTGCTCGGCCGCACGGGTGTCATCAATACGATGCTGCAGCAATTCGGCATCACCCACGCACCCCTCGACTGGTTGCTTTTCAGCAATTTCGCGGTCGTGGTCGGACTTGTCGCTTCCTATCTGCCGTTCGCGATCTTCCCGTTGCTGTTGTCGATGCGCCGTGTCGATCCAACATTGCTGGCGGCGGCCCAGGATCTCGGCGCCGGCTTCTGGAGAAGCCTTGCGACCATTCTGCTCCCGCTGACATTGTCGGGCATTTTCGCCGGCTTCCTGTTCGTCTTCGTCATGGTGGTCGGGTCTTCGACAGAGGTCCAGATGCTCGGCGGCGCAGGCGCTTCGATCGTTTCTGTAATGATCAACGACGTTATGCGTGTCGCCAACTATCCGCTGGCCTTTGCAATCTCGACGGTGGTCCTTGCTGTCATCTTCGGTCTGGTGCTGGTCGGCAACCGGCTTTTCGGCCTTGCCTCGCTCTTCGAGGACCAGTCACCATGATGCTCCGTGAAGGACTTTCTAACCGCATCCTGCTCTGGGTCGTCACCATCGCCGGACTGCTCGTCATCTATGCACCGCCGCTCTATCTGCTTGCCGTGTCGTTCAATCCGGCGCTTCAGCCGGGTCTTCCGAGCCTGTCCAACCTCAGTCTTCAGTGGTACCTCGCGCTGCCAAAGGAAACGGCGCTGATGTCGGCGTTGGAACAGTCGCTGATCATTGCGCCCGTCACGGCATTTCTGGCGACAGGGATGTCGCTGCTCGCAGCCCTTGCCTATTTCGAGTTGCGGGCCCGGCGACCGGCATGGTTCCTGATGGTCATCCTGCCAATGTTCGTGCCCGGCGTCATTCAGGGGCTGGCTCTTTCGGCGGTTTTTACGCGAGCCGGTATCAAGGCATCGAGCGTGACGGTCATCGCAGGCCACGTGCTGTGGGCGATGCCGTTTGCCTTCATCGTTATCCTCACTAGCTTTGCCGCCGTTCGCCGGTCCTATCTCGTCGCGGCCGCTGATCTCGGCGCTACCCGCTGGCGGCAGTTCATCGATATCACGTTGCCGCTTATCCGGCCGGGCCTGATAAGCGCTTTCATATTCTCTTTCCTGCTTTCGCTGAACGAATTCACCCGTGCCGTCTATCTGGCGGGCCGCCAGAACACGCTTCCGGTGGTGCTGTTCGGCAAGATGAATTCCGGTGCGTCGCCAGTTATCTACGCAATGTCAGGCGCCATTTTCCTGGTGTCTCTCGCCTGCGTCGCTCTCATCGCCATCCGCTCGTTCATTCGCAGGGCTGGCCCGGCGACAGGCTGATGGCGCCGGAAGGGGCGCCGAAAACCAGCGCCCCCAATGCTCATACGTTCGCTGACATATTCAGGCAGCTTTCTTGGCTTCAATTTGTGGAGCGGTCGTGCTGGCGGCCAATGTCGGGCCTGTCTGGATCTCGATCTTGCGCGGCTTCATCGCTTCCGGAATTTCCCGGACCAGATCGATGGACAGCAGGCCGTTGGAGAGACCGGCGCCGGAGACGCGGACGTGGTCTGCCAATTCGAAGCGATGTTCGAACGGGCGACCGGCAATTCCGCGGTGCAGATAACCTTCACCATGCGTTTCCGCCTTGTTTCCGGTAACCGTCAGCAGGTTCGACTGGAACGTCAGGCTCAGCTCGTCCTGCGAGAAACCGGCGACCGCGACCGAGATGCGGTAGGTATCGTCGCCCGTCTTTACGATGTCATAGGGCGGCCAGTCGCTGATCGAACGCGCGCGCTGTGCATTTTCGAGAAGATTGAAGATCCTGTCGAAGCCGACGCTCGAGCGGAAAAGCGGTGCATAGTCATAAGATGTTGCCATAGCCATATCCTCCTTGAAGCAACATGGGTACGAAGACGCCGAAGCAACCGGCGCCTCGGTGATCGCTGGCCCTTTCTGGCATCCAGCAACAATTATCTGGTTTTCCAAAAATTCGGTTTCAAGAGTTGTTTTGCGAAAAAAGTGAGGGCTTCCGGCGGACTGAATTTGGTCTCGCCGCGCCGGCACCGGGCGTCATTTCTCTGACAGCCTCTCCACGAGCCAGCGACCCGCCGTGCCCAGGGCAGTACCTTTTCGCCGTGCGACGACAAAGGGAAATCTCGGCATACTGTCCAATCCATCCCATTGCGTGGGGTGGAGCTCCACGAGCGTCCCCGCTGCAATATCGGCTTCTACCCGCGACCGTGGCATGCTTCCCCATCCGAGGCCGACAAGCAGCATAGCGTGCTTGGTCTCGAGCTCGGTCGTGTACCAGCGATTGACGGCGATGATCCCGTGATCCTGCTTTGTCGAAACGGAGGGACGTGCTGCAAGAATGAGCTGCAGGTGATCTCGCAGAACTTCAGGCTCGATGGGGCCGGCGATCCTAGCAAGCGGATGTGCAGGTGCCGCGACCGCAACGAGTTCGATCAATCCGCAGGCGCTGCGTTCCAGCTGGTTGGTCAAGGGGAAATAATCGACGGTTATCGCGACATCTGCCCAACCATCCGTAATCGCCCGGACGGAAGTCTCGACCGGCTCGACCATGAGGCGCACCTGCAGGGTCGGGAAGGTCTCGTGGAAAGCTTTCAGTGTTGTCGTCACGAGATCCATTGGAATGAACGGATCGATGACGAGCCGGACCTCCGTCTCGACGCCTTTTGCCAGACCCGTGGCAACGAGGTGATATTCCGCGACGACATCGAGGATTCTTCGCGCGCGCGGCAACAGCGCAATGCCCGCTTCGGTCAGCAACGGACGGTAAGCTGAGCGGTCGAAGAGCCGCGCGCCTGTCTGGTCCTCCAGTTTCTGGATAGCATAGGTTATCGCCGAGTGCGCCCGGTTCATGCTTTTGGCTGCGGCTGCGAAGCTGCCTTCGTCAACGATGGCTACGAAAACAGCGAATTGATCGAAGGATGCAGCGTTCATGCTGTTCAGATTATCCGAACGTCTCATTCAAAACTATCCCTATTTCATTTCAAGCATGGCGCAGGCAAGTTTCCCCGGAGCAGACGAATTCATCAGAGATGTGAAGAGGCACGACATGATCCCCTCCGTAATCGGCACCGAGACCAGAAACAGTCATAAGCTCCTGAAGGGCGCGCTTTGGGTAGCTCAGGGGCTGATTTTCGCCAGCTTCTGTTTCTTCGGCTTTACCAAGCTGACCACACCGATCTCGCAGCTGGCCGGCATGATGCCGTGGACAGGCGCCGTTCCCGCAAGCTTCGTTCGCCTG
This genomic interval carries:
- a CDS encoding LysR family transcriptional regulator: MRRSDNLNSMNAASFDQFAVFVAIVDEGSFAAAAKSMNRAHSAITYAIQKLEDQTGARLFDRSAYRPLLTEAGIALLPRARRILDVVAEYHLVATGLAKGVETEVRLVIDPFIPMDLVTTTLKAFHETFPTLQVRLMVEPVETSVRAITDGWADVAITVDYFPLTNQLERSACGLIELVAVAAPAHPLARIAGPIEPEVLRDHLQLILAARPSVSTKQDHGIIAVNRWYTTELETKHAMLLVGLGWGSMPRSRVEADIAAGTLVELHPTQWDGLDSMPRFPFVVARRKGTALGTAGRWLVERLSEK
- a CDS encoding ABC transporter permease; protein product: MARLRLPMSSMLMTPPLLAILTLGLAPLTIVVVWSFWSWDPQTYWIKPDLSLAGYEAILDAGRWTVIVSTLVKAFATAFLCLLIAYPTAYAIHFLAGRRLNILLLALITTPFFTSYLIRSFSWRLVLGRTGVINTMLQQFGITHAPLDWLLFSNFAVVVGLVASYLPFAIFPLLLSMRRVDPTLLAAAQDLGAGFWRSLATILLPLTLSGIFAGFLFVFVMVVGSSTEVQMLGGAGASIVSVMINDVMRVANYPLAFAISTVVLAVIFGLVLVGNRLFGLASLFEDQSP
- a CDS encoding Hsp20 family protein; this translates as MATSYDYAPLFRSSVGFDRIFNLLENAQRARSISDWPPYDIVKTGDDTYRISVAVAGFSQDELSLTFQSNLLTVTGNKAETHGEGYLHRGIAGRPFEHRFELADHVRVSGAGLSNGLLSIDLVREIPEAMKPRKIEIQTGPTLAASTTAPQIEAKKAA
- a CDS encoding ABC transporter ATP-binding protein, with the protein product MAISIQIDHVSREYGPVKALDDVTLEIKAGEFFTLLGSSGCGKSSLLKLIGGFDRQTSGRVAFDGKDVGDVPANRRPVNTVFQNLALFPHMSVAQNIGYGLRLKGMSNATLQAKVDDALDLVELSGFGPRDVNLLSGGQRQRVALARALVMEPGILLLDEPLTGLDERLRQQMRDEFGRLHKRTGATFILVTHNQDEALSLSDRMAVMHRGRIEQVDVPAQFFETPANAFVARFVGIDTVLRPEAVISVGDHAQATVAGQVMPVRTAGPLDPTASVVAIRPDRLFLTPSGASPSLRLTVVDTTFRGLHRDLKLAFADGQTLMIVIDADSGDLAIGQEVSVGLKPGAAVLIAS
- a CDS encoding ABC transporter substrate-binding protein, translated to MTIHDRPLSSNRNSNVQRRDFLKLMGAGAALSAGGLGFASRLAAQGAGTVAFWATATLDIGDKWQAFAKQSGVTPEFTDNGNDLGPVIARLKAGNANDLFDVGGFQGGAEKELARQGVIVPWDLSKIPNYESVWPWAKNIPYLKQDGKQYGIPTVVNADSIIYRPDKLGKIDSYGAIFDPKLKGRVAMEDAWINSVIFTAMYLKESENKPIVDPGNLTESELGMVMEFLIKHKTDGQFRTFWNGWEQGVQLVADQEVDAMTGWEPIVYEGRKRGLQVEYAAPVEGYEGWGNNTVLLKGAADRGVADAAHGFVNGLLGGLYGCELGQARGYLVPTDNNVAYAKAHPEEYKPEEIEKLAEHVKAKFAGKIYWQNARPDNFQLYEEWWQKLRNA
- a CDS encoding ABC transporter permease, whose protein sequence is MMLREGLSNRILLWVVTIAGLLVIYAPPLYLLAVSFNPALQPGLPSLSNLSLQWYLALPKETALMSALEQSLIIAPVTAFLATGMSLLAALAYFELRARRPAWFLMVILPMFVPGVIQGLALSAVFTRAGIKASSVTVIAGHVLWAMPFAFIVILTSFAAVRRSYLVAAADLGATRWRQFIDITLPLIRPGLISAFIFSFLLSLNEFTRAVYLAGRQNTLPVVLFGKMNSGASPVIYAMSGAIFLVSLACVALIAIRSFIRRAGPATG